One Proteinivorax tanatarense DNA segment encodes these proteins:
- the buk gene encoding butyrate kinase, with translation MNDLKVLAINPGSTSTKLAYFSGAKIIKKHSVDHNANVIKNYDKIVDQLDFRLEAIENWLDSEGITNLDCVVGRGGLLKPMPSGTYTVSEELKKDLKIGVQGEHASNLGGLIADRIAKKNSVPAFIVDPVAVDEFDDIARISGMPEIDRRSLLHALNIKAVAHRASKDLNKDVKDLNVIIAHLGGGISIVPLTNGRMIDVNNANEYGPFSPERSGGLPVGDLVKLAFSGKYDLATIKKKITREGGLVGYLGTNDARDVEKMIVDGDKKAELIYKAMAYQISKEIAAMATVLQGNAENIILTGGLSYSDMLVDMIKEHTEFIAPILVYPGEDEMTALCEGALRVLTGEEKAKTY, from the coding sequence ATGAATGATTTAAAAGTTCTAGCAATAAACCCAGGGTCTACTTCCACTAAACTTGCCTATTTTAGTGGGGCAAAAATAATAAAAAAACATTCAGTAGATCATAATGCTAATGTAATTAAAAATTATGATAAGATTGTTGATCAGTTGGATTTTAGACTTGAAGCGATAGAAAACTGGTTAGACTCTGAGGGAATTACTAACTTAGACTGTGTAGTTGGGCGAGGTGGGTTGCTAAAACCTATGCCTAGTGGAACATATACAGTTTCAGAAGAACTTAAAAAAGATTTAAAAATTGGCGTTCAAGGGGAACATGCTTCGAACCTTGGTGGTTTGATAGCTGATAGGATTGCTAAGAAAAATAGTGTGCCTGCTTTCATAGTAGATCCTGTGGCGGTAGATGAGTTTGATGATATCGCAAGGATTTCAGGCATGCCTGAAATAGATAGAAGAAGCTTGTTGCACGCTTTAAACATTAAAGCTGTTGCTCATAGAGCTTCTAAAGATCTTAATAAAGATGTAAAAGACTTAAATGTAATCATAGCTCACCTTGGTGGAGGAATATCCATAGTACCTTTAACTAATGGAAGAATGATTGATGTGAACAATGCTAATGAATATGGACCCTTTTCTCCAGAAAGGAGTGGCGGACTACCAGTAGGTGACCTTGTAAAGCTTGCGTTTAGTGGAAAATATGATCTTGCTACAATAAAGAAAAAGATTACTCGCGAAGGTGGACTGGTTGGCTACTTAGGTACAAATGATGCTAGAGATGTAGAAAAAATGATTGTTGATGGAGATAAGAAAGCAGAGCTTATTTATAAAGCAATGGCTTATCAAATATCAAAAGAAATTGCTGCTATGGCAACAGTCTTGCAAGGAAATGCGGAAAATATAATACTTACAGGTGGGTTAAGTTACTCTGATATGTTGGTTGATATGATTAAGGAACATACAGAGTTTATTGCTCCTATTTTGGTTTACCCTGGAGAAGATGAAATGACAGCGTTATGTGAAGGTGCATTGAGGGTGTTGACAGGAGAAGAAAAAGCTAAAACATATTAA
- the buk gene encoding butyrate kinase, translating to MTEAYRILTINPGSTSTKIAVFEGDNPLFEETLRHSAEEIAKYDSIIDQYEFRKEVILNSLDSQGINLSKLSAVVGRGGLLAPMAGGTYEVNEKMLEDLKVGILGQHASNLGGIIANEIAKQLNISAYIVDPVVVDEMEDVARISGMPEIERKSILHALNQKAVARRAAEELGGDYKDFNLIVAHMGGGVSVGAHKSGKVVDVNNALDGEGPFSPERSGGLPVGDLVKLCFSGRFTQEEIKKKITGKGGLVAYLGSNDGREIQEMVDSGDKKAALVYEAMAYQIAKEIGSCAAVLKGEVDGVVLTGGLAYDKGLVKWISDRVDFIGKVMTYPGEDEMLALAEGGLRVLQGKEKAQTYTG from the coding sequence TTGACAGAAGCTTATAGAATATTAACCATAAATCCAGGCTCTACCTCCACCAAAATTGCAGTATTTGAAGGTGATAATCCACTTTTCGAGGAGACTTTGCGTCATAGTGCGGAGGAAATAGCAAAGTATGATTCAATTATTGATCAGTATGAATTTAGAAAAGAAGTTATACTAAATAGTCTCGACAGTCAGGGTATTAACTTAAGCAAACTTTCTGCTGTTGTTGGAAGAGGTGGATTACTTGCGCCTATGGCAGGGGGCACTTATGAAGTTAATGAAAAAATGTTAGAGGATTTAAAAGTGGGTATATTAGGCCAACATGCATCTAACCTAGGTGGAATTATTGCTAATGAAATAGCTAAACAGTTGAATATATCTGCTTACATTGTAGACCCTGTTGTAGTAGATGAGATGGAAGATGTAGCTAGAATTTCAGGTATGCCAGAAATTGAAAGAAAAAGTATTTTGCATGCGTTAAACCAAAAAGCTGTTGCAAGAAGGGCTGCGGAAGAGTTAGGTGGAGATTATAAAGATTTTAACCTAATCGTTGCCCATATGGGTGGTGGTGTTTCTGTGGGAGCCCATAAAAGTGGTAAGGTAGTAGATGTTAACAATGCATTAGATGGAGAAGGACCTTTTTCGCCAGAACGCAGTGGAGGATTGCCGGTTGGTGATTTAGTAAAGCTTTGTTTCTCTGGAAGATTTACCCAAGAAGAAATTAAGAAGAAAATTACTGGAAAAGGTGGCTTAGTTGCCTACTTAGGTTCAAATGATGGCAGAGAAATTCAAGAGATGGTAGATAGTGGAGATAAAAAGGCTGCTTTGGTTTACGAAGCTATGGCTTATCAAATCGCTAAAGAAATAGGTAGTTGTGCGGCCGTTCTAAAAGGTGAAGTAGATGGTGTAGTTCTTACTGGTGGCCTTGCTTATGATAAAGGGCTGGTTAAGTGGATAAGTGATAGAGTTGACTTTATCGGCAAAGTTATGACTTATCCAGGTGAAGATGAAATGTTGGCCTTAGCTGAAGGTGGGCTTCGAGTGTTGCAAGGAAAAGAAAAAGCCCAAACTTACACAGGGTAG
- a CDS encoding ATP-binding protein: MKVYIFCGEYGSGKTQVSVNYSIHLAKNFDVSIVDLDIVNPYFRARDNTKKLENKGVKVIFNKHLAQADLPALPPEVVSSFNKEDSISVFDVGGDDGSVVLGRYSNNLKNIEYELFMVVNGNRPFTSTVEGITELKERIEKLSKLKVTALINNTNVGELTEPEQIIEGEKLTYKAAEEIGVPVAFTAVRGDLVTKVEENLKADIFPLEIEYKLPWL; encoded by the coding sequence ATGAAAGTATATATTTTTTGTGGGGAGTATGGCAGTGGCAAAACTCAAGTGTCGGTAAACTACAGCATTCATCTTGCCAAAAACTTTGATGTTTCCATAGTGGATTTAGATATTGTTAACCCTTATTTTCGAGCTAGGGATAACACCAAAAAGCTCGAAAATAAGGGTGTAAAGGTTATATTTAATAAGCACCTAGCACAAGCTGACTTGCCAGCCCTTCCACCTGAGGTTGTCTCTTCTTTTAATAAAGAAGATAGTATTTCTGTTTTTGATGTTGGTGGTGATGATGGCTCAGTAGTTTTAGGTAGATATTCAAATAACTTAAAAAACATAGAGTACGAACTTTTTATGGTGGTGAATGGGAATAGACCTTTTACCTCTACTGTTGAAGGTATAACAGAGCTAAAAGAAAGGATAGAAAAGCTTTCTAAGCTCAAAGTTACAGCTTTAATAAACAACACTAATGTAGGTGAGTTAACTGAACCTGAACAAATAATAGAGGGTGAAAAATTAACTTATAAAGCTGCAGAAGAAATTGGTGTGCCAGTGGCTTTTACAGCTGTTAGAGGAGATTTAGTAACTAAAGTTGAGGAAAATCTAAAAGCGGATATTTTCCCGTTAGAGATTGAATACAAACTACCTTGGTTATAA
- a CDS encoding Leu/Phe/Val dehydrogenase — protein sequence MKIFEMMEKEGHEQLVFNQEKISGLKALVAIHDTTLGPALGGCRMWNYDTEEEAITDVLRLSKGMTYKSGATGTDYGGGKSLIWGDPQKDKSEALFRAFGRYIDVFKGRFMTGTDVGTTFHDFIIARKETQYVGALPEEYGGGGNSSIITAFGTWRGIKAACKESFGTDDLSGRTVAVQGLGKVGYFLVKHLIEEGAKVIGTDIVDAHIDKVKSDFPQVEIVKPDEIYSVECDVFSPNALGAIVNDENIDKFKCKVIAGAANNQLAESRHGKVLADKGILFAPDFVVNAGGLIQVADELEGYNKGRAYNKASTIYDMLIQIFDIAREENIIPNEAAVKLVDQRLETIGRISRTYK from the coding sequence ATGAAAATCTTTGAGATGATGGAAAAAGAGGGACATGAACAATTGGTTTTTAACCAAGAGAAAATTTCTGGTTTAAAAGCCTTGGTAGCTATTCATGATACAACTTTAGGTCCGGCATTAGGTGGTTGTCGAATGTGGAATTATGACACTGAAGAAGAGGCGATTACCGATGTGCTAAGACTTTCAAAGGGTATGACATATAAGTCTGGAGCTACAGGCACTGATTACGGTGGTGGCAAATCGCTTATATGGGGAGATCCTCAAAAAGATAAAAGTGAAGCGCTATTTAGAGCTTTTGGGCGCTACATAGATGTATTCAAAGGTAGATTCATGACTGGTACTGATGTGGGTACTACATTTCATGACTTCATTATAGCAAGGAAAGAAACTCAGTATGTTGGGGCTTTGCCAGAAGAATATGGTGGTGGAGGAAATTCCTCTATAATAACCGCTTTTGGAACATGGAGGGGTATAAAAGCAGCTTGCAAGGAATCTTTTGGGACAGATGACCTGTCAGGAAGGACAGTTGCGGTACAAGGCCTAGGTAAAGTTGGCTATTTCTTGGTCAAACACCTTATAGAAGAAGGTGCGAAGGTTATAGGGACTGATATAGTTGATGCTCATATCGATAAAGTCAAGTCGGATTTTCCGCAAGTTGAAATTGTTAAGCCTGATGAGATATATTCAGTAGAGTGTGACGTATTCTCCCCAAATGCTTTAGGGGCCATTGTTAATGATGAAAATATTGATAAATTCAAATGCAAGGTAATAGCAGGTGCAGCAAATAATCAGCTAGCAGAATCTCGTCATGGAAAAGTTTTAGCTGATAAAGGGATACTTTTTGCCCCTGATTTCGTAGTTAATGCAGGTGGCCTTATCCAAGTAGCTGATGAATTAGAAGGATATAACAAAGGTAGGGCATATAACAAAGCATCAACTATTTATGATATGCTGATTCAAATTTTTGACATAGCAAGAGAAGAAAACATTATTCCAAATGAAGCAGCTGTTAAATTAGTTGATCAAAGATTAGAAACCATTGGTAGAATTTCTAGAACCTATAAATAA
- a CDS encoding 4Fe-4S binding protein, translating to MAKGKSRVVFNEDLCKGCELCNTVCPTKIVIMDKGRINKKGYTPATVNEMDKCIGCAMCARICPDSVIEVEKEK from the coding sequence GTGGCTAAAGGAAAAAGTAGAGTTGTTTTTAATGAAGATTTATGTAAAGGTTGTGAACTTTGTAATACTGTTTGTCCAACAAAAATTGTTATTATGGACAAAGGTAGAATTAACAAAAAAGGTTACACACCAGCAACTGTAAATGAGATGGACAAATGTATTGGCTGTGCTATGTGTGCTAGAATCTGTCCAGACTCAGTTATTGAAGTTGAAAAAGAAAAATAA
- a CDS encoding 3-methyl-2-oxobutanoate dehydrogenase subunit VorB: MGKTLMKGNEAIGEAAIKAGCRYFFGYPITPQNEIPAYLARRLPKENGVFLQAESEVSAINMVYGASGAGARVMTSSSSPGISLKTEGISYIAGAQLPCVIVNIVRGGPGLGGIQPAQSDYFQAVKGGGHGDYRVVVLAPSTVQELVDLTMDAFEIADYYRNPVMILGDGILGQMMEPVEFKPLNKRDSKEKTWATTGMKDREQNVINSLHMDPEGLENHNIDLQEKYAEITDKEAKSESYKTEDADIVITAYGTTSRICRTAIDQLREEGIKVGMIRPITLWPFPADAFEDVIDSASKFLTVEMSLGQMVEDVKLAVDGRKPVEFYGRTGGMIPSVEEVKEKVKELVGGEK, from the coding sequence ATGGGAAAAACGTTAATGAAGGGTAACGAAGCCATAGGCGAAGCTGCTATTAAGGCAGGTTGTCGTTATTTTTTCGGATATCCAATAACACCACAAAATGAAATACCAGCATATTTAGCGCGTCGTCTACCAAAAGAAAATGGCGTATTTTTACAAGCGGAAAGTGAAGTTTCTGCAATAAACATGGTTTATGGTGCTTCAGGGGCAGGAGCGCGAGTTATGACTTCTTCTTCAAGTCCAGGAATTAGTTTAAAGACCGAGGGCATTTCTTATATAGCAGGTGCACAATTACCTTGTGTAATTGTTAATATTGTAAGAGGTGGTCCAGGTCTAGGTGGTATCCAACCCGCACAGTCAGACTATTTCCAGGCAGTAAAAGGTGGCGGACATGGAGATTATCGCGTAGTTGTTCTAGCTCCTTCTACAGTTCAAGAGTTAGTTGACTTAACAATGGATGCTTTTGAAATTGCTGACTACTATAGAAACCCTGTAATGATTCTGGGTGATGGAATATTAGGTCAGATGATGGAACCTGTTGAGTTTAAACCTCTTAATAAAAGAGATAGCAAAGAGAAGACTTGGGCTACAACTGGCATGAAAGATAGAGAGCAAAATGTTATTAACTCTCTACACATGGACCCTGAAGGTCTAGAAAACCATAACATTGATCTTCAAGAGAAATATGCTGAAATCACAGATAAGGAAGCCAAATCTGAAAGTTATAAAACAGAAGATGCAGACATTGTAATCACAGCTTATGGCACTACTTCTAGAATTTGTAGAACAGCTATAGATCAATTAAGAGAAGAAGGTATAAAAGTAGGTATGATTAGACCTATTACACTGTGGCCATTCCCAGCGGATGCTTTTGAAGATGTAATAGACTCAGCATCTAAGTTTCTAACTGTTGAAATGAGCTTAGGCCAGATGGTGGAAGATGTTAAACTAGCCGTTGATGGAAGAAAGCCTGTAGAGTTTTATGGAAGAACAGGCGGAATGATACCTTCAGTTGAGGAAGTAAAAGAAAAAGTTAAAGAACTAGTGGGGGGTGAAAAATAA
- a CDS encoding glycosyltransferase family 2 protein — protein MVTVLVPAYNEQNNIKQTIIGLKSISEVKKICVIDDGSKDSTYDQAKMASPDVLISNSKNLGKGSALNRLIKYVSESELVALADGDLGNSSRELKKLIVPVKSGKCEMAIASFPSGAKKGGLGITQQVARKGLKLTTGMSLLFPLSGQRVMTHNVFSLSTPFAKGFGVEMALNKTAAKNEFIVLEVETNMTHNYTKNDFKGYLHRGRQCCSIIRQLVR, from the coding sequence ATGGTTACTGTATTAGTACCAGCTTATAATGAACAAAATAATATAAAGCAAACAATAATTGGGTTAAAAAGTATATCTGAAGTTAAAAAGATTTGTGTAATTGATGATGGTTCAAAAGATAGTACCTATGACCAAGCAAAAATGGCATCTCCTGATGTGTTAATTTCAAACTCTAAAAATCTAGGTAAAGGCAGTGCTCTTAACAGGCTAATTAAGTATGTCAGTGAAAGTGAACTTGTAGCTTTGGCTGATGGAGATCTAGGGAATAGCTCTAGAGAACTAAAAAAGTTAATTGTACCAGTAAAAAGTGGAAAGTGTGAGATGGCTATTGCATCATTCCCATCGGGAGCAAAAAAAGGAGGTTTAGGCATAACTCAACAGGTTGCTAGAAAAGGCCTTAAGTTAACAACAGGTATGTCACTTTTATTTCCTCTTTCTGGACAGCGTGTTATGACACATAACGTTTTTAGCCTTAGTACTCCTTTTGCGAAAGGGTTTGGCGTAGAAATGGCATTGAATAAAACTGCTGCTAAAAATGAGTTTATTGTTTTAGAAGTAGAGACTAATATGACTCACAACTATACTAAAAATGATTTTAAAGGTTACCTTCACAGGGGAAGGCAGTGTTGTAGCATTATACGACAACTTGTTCGTTGA
- a CDS encoding thiamine pyrophosphate-dependent enzyme, which translates to MVKVWEKPESLTDKVMHYCPGCTHGIIHKITAEVMDELGIRDKTIGVAPVGCSVLAYNYFNCDMQQAAHGRAPAVATGIKRVNPDNAVFTYQGDGDLASIGAAEIVHAAARGEKITTVFVNNAIYGMTGGQMAPTSLEKQVTTTSPYGRDLDHAGHPIKVSEMLSTLPGAVYIERVSVHDVPHILKAKKAIKKAFEYQLEGKGFTLVEVLSTCPTNWGIDPVESLDWLKDNMLPYYPLGNFRSPEKEGK; encoded by the coding sequence ATGGTTAAAGTTTGGGAAAAACCAGAAAGCTTAACTGATAAAGTAATGCACTATTGCCCAGGTTGTACCCACGGTATTATACACAAAATTACCGCTGAGGTCATGGATGAGTTAGGAATAAGAGATAAAACAATTGGAGTTGCCCCAGTAGGGTGTTCTGTATTGGCATACAACTACTTTAATTGTGACATGCAACAAGCTGCCCATGGTAGAGCTCCTGCTGTTGCTACAGGGATAAAGAGAGTTAATCCTGATAACGCAGTATTTACTTATCAAGGTGACGGAGATTTAGCTTCTATCGGAGCGGCGGAGATAGTACATGCTGCTGCTAGAGGCGAGAAAATTACTACGGTTTTTGTAAATAATGCAATTTATGGCATGACCGGAGGTCAAATGGCGCCAACCTCATTGGAAAAACAGGTTACTACAACTTCTCCATATGGTAGAGATCTAGATCATGCTGGTCATCCTATAAAAGTATCTGAGATGCTTTCTACACTGCCAGGTGCTGTTTATATAGAAAGAGTTTCTGTTCATGACGTTCCTCATATCCTTAAAGCTAAAAAAGCAATTAAAAAAGCTTTTGAGTACCAGCTAGAAGGTAAAGGGTTCACATTGGTAGAAGTTTTATCAACTTGTCCTACAAACTGGGGTATCGACCCTGTTGAATCTCTTGATTGGTTAAAAGATAATATGTTACCGTACTATCCGTTAGGTAACTTTAGATCTCCAGAAAAGGAGGGCAAATAA
- a CDS encoding Leu/Phe/Val dehydrogenase, which produces MKIFKYMETYDYEQLVLCHDKTSGLKAIIAIHDTTLGPALGGTRMWNYDTEEEAIEDALRLAKGMTYKAAAAGLNLGGGKTVIWGDPNADKSEELWRAFGRYVQSLNGRYITAADVGTGVADLDIVKEETDHVTGVSESHGSSGDPSPKTAYGTFRGILASANEAWGSDSLEGKVVAVQGVGKVGYYLCQYLHEAGAKLIVSDINQEAIDRVVNEFGAEVVEPDAIYGVECDIYAPTALGATVNDDTIPQFKCKIIAGAANNVLKEERHGDVIHEKGILYAPDYVINAGGLMNVADEVKGYNEERAMEKIATIYDNIKRVYAIAKRDNIPSYKAADKMAEERIENLGRVRSTFLNK; this is translated from the coding sequence ATGAAAATCTTTAAGTACATGGAAACTTATGACTATGAGCAGTTAGTCCTTTGTCATGACAAGACATCTGGTTTAAAAGCTATTATCGCAATTCATGACACTACACTGGGTCCGGCATTAGGTGGTACAAGAATGTGGAACTATGATACAGAGGAAGAAGCTATAGAAGATGCATTAAGATTAGCTAAAGGAATGACATACAAAGCTGCAGCTGCTGGTCTAAACCTAGGTGGCGGTAAAACAGTTATTTGGGGTGATCCTAACGCTGATAAATCTGAAGAACTATGGAGAGCTTTCGGTCGCTATGTTCAAAGTTTAAATGGACGCTACATTACAGCTGCTGATGTAGGAACTGGAGTAGCAGACCTAGATATTGTAAAGGAAGAAACAGACCATGTTACAGGTGTTTCTGAATCTCATGGCTCTAGTGGGGATCCATCTCCCAAAACTGCTTATGGTACGTTTAGAGGTATCCTGGCAAGCGCTAACGAAGCTTGGGGCTCTGACAGCCTAGAAGGTAAGGTTGTTGCTGTACAAGGTGTTGGAAAAGTTGGCTATTATCTATGTCAATACTTACATGAAGCTGGTGCTAAACTAATTGTTTCTGACATTAACCAAGAAGCTATAGATAGAGTAGTAAATGAATTTGGTGCAGAAGTTGTAGAGCCAGATGCGATTTACGGTGTAGAATGTGATATCTATGCTCCTACAGCATTAGGTGCTACTGTTAACGACGACACTATTCCACAATTTAAGTGCAAAATTATTGCTGGTGCAGCTAATAATGTTCTTAAAGAAGAGCGCCACGGAGATGTTATACATGAAAAAGGAATTCTTTACGCTCCAGACTATGTAATCAATGCTGGTGGATTGATGAATGTTGCTGACGAAGTAAAAGGATACAATGAAGAAAGAGCAATGGAGAAGATTGCTACAATTTATGATAATATCAAGAGAGTATATGCAATTGCTAAGAGAGACAACATTCCGTCATATAAAGCTGCTGATAAAATGGCAGAAGAGAGAATTGAAAATCTAGGAAGAGTTAGAAGCACTTTCTTAAACAAATAA
- a CDS encoding sigma-54-dependent Fis family transcriptional regulator — MSYKNIMGPNEILGILDSIKDAIMAIDLTGKIILMNKGAEKIVEVEANKAIGKHVTEVVPTSKLTRVIREGKGELNKRQIIGNSTILTNRMPVYNQQGNLVGAVAVFRDITEVIELAEQATNLKEIQIMLEAIINATEDAISVVDKNGKGMVINPAYKKLTGYTEKDIIGKPATVDISQGESVHLKVLKTKKPIKGVKLKVGPKEKEVLVDAAPVIVNDELKGSVAVIHDISEIKRLNYELDKAKRIIRKLEAKYTFDDIIAQETNMKMAIAQAENAAVTPATVLLRGESGTGKEIFAHAIHNASNRRFNQFIRVNCAALPESLLESELFGYVEGAFTGAKRGGKKGIFAQANGGTIFLDEIGEISLNIQAKLLRVLQEREIVPVGESKSQNVDVRIIAATNVNLEEAIKKGTFREDLYYRISVVPIFIPPLRERINDIEPLSKHILKKFNQDYGRNIEGISKDAINVLSDYRFRGNVRELENIIGRAIINMDFSERVLDEKHLPQLEAANPTSYEKFNKVKNVLPLDEVVGGIEKDYISKILKRNNNNKTQTAKELKVSIRTLYNKLDKYNLQ, encoded by the coding sequence TTGTCATATAAAAATATTATGGGGCCTAATGAGATATTGGGGATTTTAGATAGCATAAAAGATGCTATAATGGCTATTGATTTAACGGGTAAAATCATCCTAATGAATAAAGGAGCGGAGAAAATAGTAGAGGTTGAAGCAAATAAAGCAATAGGTAAACATGTTACAGAGGTTGTTCCTACTTCAAAGCTAACTAGAGTAATTCGTGAGGGAAAAGGTGAGCTTAACAAAAGGCAAATAATTGGTAATAGTACTATATTAACTAATAGGATGCCAGTTTATAACCAACAAGGTAACTTAGTTGGAGCAGTTGCTGTTTTTAGAGATATCACTGAAGTTATAGAGTTAGCTGAACAAGCAACAAACTTAAAGGAAATACAAATAATGCTTGAAGCTATAATTAATGCTACTGAAGATGCTATATCTGTTGTTGATAAAAATGGAAAAGGTATGGTAATTAACCCCGCCTATAAAAAGCTTACTGGATATACTGAAAAAGATATAATAGGAAAGCCTGCTACGGTGGATATAAGTCAGGGAGAAAGCGTTCATTTAAAAGTTTTAAAAACTAAAAAACCTATTAAAGGTGTTAAACTCAAAGTTGGTCCTAAAGAAAAAGAGGTTTTAGTTGATGCGGCACCAGTTATTGTAAACGATGAGTTAAAAGGAAGTGTCGCAGTTATTCACGATATTTCTGAAATAAAAAGACTAAATTATGAATTAGACAAAGCGAAAAGAATTATAAGAAAGTTAGAAGCTAAATATACCTTTGATGATATAATAGCTCAAGAAACTAATATGAAAATGGCTATAGCTCAGGCAGAAAATGCTGCTGTAACCCCGGCTACTGTTTTGCTAAGGGGAGAAAGTGGTACTGGCAAGGAGATATTTGCTCATGCAATCCATAATGCTTCAAATCGAAGATTTAATCAATTTATAAGAGTGAATTGCGCTGCTTTACCAGAAAGTCTCTTGGAAAGCGAACTTTTTGGATATGTGGAAGGAGCTTTCACTGGAGCTAAAAGAGGAGGCAAAAAGGGGATTTTTGCTCAGGCTAATGGAGGTACTATCTTTTTAGACGAGATTGGGGAAATTAGCTTAAATATACAAGCCAAGCTTTTGCGTGTGTTGCAGGAACGTGAGATTGTTCCTGTTGGAGAATCAAAATCACAAAATGTAGACGTTAGAATTATCGCTGCAACAAATGTTAATCTTGAGGAAGCAATTAAGAAGGGGACATTTAGAGAAGATCTCTATTACAGAATAAGTGTAGTCCCTATTTTTATTCCACCTTTGCGAGAACGTATTAACGATATAGAACCACTAAGTAAACATATTTTAAAAAAATTTAATCAAGATTATGGACGGAACATAGAAGGAATTTCCAAAGATGCAATAAATGTTTTATCAGATTACAGATTTCGAGGGAATGTGCGAGAATTAGAAAATATAATTGGCAGAGCAATTATTAATATGGATTTTTCTGAAAGGGTTTTAGATGAGAAGCACTTACCTCAGCTAGAAGCTGCTAACCCCACTTCATATGAAAAATTTAATAAAGTGAAAAATGTACTACCTTTAGATGAGGTTGTTGGTGGTATAGAAAAAGATTATATATCTAAAATATTGAAAAGGAATAATAACAATAAAACACAGACTGCAAAAGAACTTAAAGTCTCCATAAGAACACTGTACAATAAGCTAGACAAATACAACCTGCAATAA
- the ptb gene encoding phosphate butyryltransferase, which translates to MIKTIKGIIEQAKSVEKQTLAVAAAEDKDVLGAVTESVEMGIVEAILVGDKKQIEKIATSEGYNLEKLEVIDEPNKVQAARKAVELVSSQKADLVMKGLLGTADILRAVLDKEIGLRTGKILSHVAALEVSGFEKLFLLTDGAMNIAPDLKQKMQITQNAVEVAKALGIEKPKVAPLAAVEVVNPDMQPCLDAAALSQMAQRGQIKDATVDGPLALDNAVSAEAAKHKGIDSPVAGNADILLVPNIDAGNVLYKSMVYFARAETAGVIAGAKAPVVLTSRADTHQAKLNAIALGVLVAANR; encoded by the coding sequence TTGATAAAAACCATAAAAGGAATAATTGAACAAGCAAAATCTGTAGAAAAACAGACACTTGCAGTTGCTGCAGCGGAAGACAAGGATGTCTTAGGAGCTGTAACTGAGTCTGTAGAAATGGGCATTGTAGAGGCAATTTTAGTAGGTGATAAAAAACAAATTGAAAAAATTGCCACCAGTGAAGGTTATAACTTAGAAAAATTGGAGGTTATTGACGAACCAAATAAAGTTCAAGCAGCTAGAAAGGCTGTTGAACTAGTTTCCTCCCAAAAAGCTGACTTGGTTATGAAAGGTCTTTTAGGAACAGCTGATATACTAAGGGCTGTTTTGGACAAGGAAATAGGGCTTCGTACAGGGAAAATATTAAGTCATGTTGCTGCTTTAGAGGTAAGTGGATTTGAGAAATTGTTTTTATTAACAGATGGAGCAATGAATATTGCACCAGATTTAAAGCAAAAAATGCAAATAACACAAAATGCAGTAGAGGTAGCTAAGGCTCTAGGCATTGAGAAACCCAAAGTTGCACCTTTAGCTGCAGTAGAAGTTGTTAATCCAGATATGCAGCCATGCCTTGATGCGGCAGCATTATCACAAATGGCTCAAAGAGGACAAATCAAAGATGCAACAGTAGATGGGCCATTAGCACTTGACAATGCTGTGTCGGCTGAAGCGGCAAAGCATAAAGGGATTGATAGTCCAGTTGCGGGCAATGCCGATATTTTGTTAGTGCCAAATATCGATGCTGGTAACGTTCTTTATAAATCAATGGTTTACTTTGCTCGCGCTGAAACTGCGGGTGTTATAGCAGGAGCTAAAGCACCAGTAGTTTTAACATCTAGAGCAGACACTCATCAAGCTAAGCTAAATGCAATTGCTTTAGGAGTATTAGTAGCCGCTAACCGCTAG